CTAATTACAACAAGCCGCGTTGAAAGCCCTTGAAGATGTAGCCTGTAGCGTGGCGGAAAGCTATATCTGTGCTTTAGACAAGGGATGAAAACGGGTTTAAGCGGTTTACCTAAATATTACAAATTATACTATGAATGCACATCGAGAATCTACAGTGTTCAGTTCTGGAACTTTAAAAGTAAAGCCAGATGCAACAAGACTGACTGAAAATCGTCGTCTGCAGCTGTTTTCTGGTTCTGCTAATTTACAACTGTCTCAAGAAGTCGCTCGCTATCTGGGGATGGACTTGGGTCCAATGATTTGCAAAAAATTTGCGGACGGCGAACTTTACGTTCAAATCCAAGAATCAATTCGGGGTGGCGATGTTTATCTAATCCAGCCATCTTGTCAACCTGTCAATGATCACTTAATGGAATTACTGATTATGATTGACGCCTGTCGTCGAGCTTCAGCTCGACAGGTGACAGCAGTAATTCCTTATTATGGTTATGCTCGCGCTGACCGCAAAACTGCAGGACGTGAGTCCATAACTGCCAAATTGGTTGCTAACTTAATTACTCAAGCAGGTGCTAACCGTGTTCTAGCAATGGATTTGCATTCGGCGCAAATTCAGGGCTATTTCGATATCCCCTTAGACCATGTTTACGGTTCGCCGATATTGCTGGATTATTTGGCGAGCAAACAACTAGCTGATCTGGTGGTTGTTTCTCCCGATGTCGGCGGTGTAGCAAGGGCTAGAGCATTTGCCAAAAAGCTTAATGATGCTCCCTTAGCAATTATTGACAAACGTCGTCAGGCTCACAATATAGCGGAAGTGATGAATGTCATCGGCGATGTTAAGGGCAAAACAGCAGTGTTGGTGGACGATATGATTGACACTGGCGGCACAATTACTGCAGGCGCCAAGCTACTGCGTGAAGAAGGGGCACGTCAGGTATACGCCTGCGCCACTCATGCAGTCTTTTCCCCACCTGCAATTGAGCGGTTGTCCAGTGGCGTATTTGAAGAAGTTATTGTCACCAATACGATTCCTATCCCAGATAGCAGTCGCTTTCCACAATTAGTACTGCTGTCAGTAGCTAACGTACTAGGGGAAACAATCTGGCGAATTCATGAAGATAGCTCAGTAAGTAGTATGTTTCGCTAGCAAAAAAATAACTGTTTAGAGACTTATTCAGCAAGCCCTATTTACCTGAAAATAATTGTAATATCTGTACCTCATTTACCTGCAATCTGCTGTAAATATCAAAGTGTCTTGAGGCTCAAGTGCGACTCAGGGGCACGAGATCAAATCCCAAAACTCCGATTCTCTCGTAGTGGGTTCTCAGTAGCCAGGGTTGTGAAACACACGCTCTCAGACTTTTCAAACATCCTCTTACTGTTTAACTTGTACACAGGGCGCTTCTCTATTAGAAGGGGGATCGGCGTAAATTGCTAAGGTGTGATATTCAGGATTTCCTTTTCCATAGATTACTTGAAAGGTATACAATTTATTTCTGCCTTGCCGTTCTGTTACCACGGTTAAAAGTGTCTTATCAGTGTTAGGTAGTCCGGGAATTTTCAATTTTTCAATGCGCCTGAGTTGGATGACACTTGCGGCTGAGTTCTTACAATCTCCTAAAGTACTATTGCGGTCTAGTCCTAACTGTGTACACATTTGACCATCAAAATCGATAGTTACTTGTGATGGGTCATTTAACCAAACTTTCTTAATTGTTTCTCCAGAGGGGATGAAGCTTAAATTTGTACCTTGCTGATAGGAGATGTCGATAGTAGGTATTACTCCACCTAAACCCTGTGCTTGACAGGAAAAGATGGAACGGAGAACGGCATTATTAGCCACAGCCTGTCCTGCCATCAATAACATTGCAGCCGAGAAAAAGGGTAAAATTAAAGGTAAAAAATCAGAATTGTTTGGGGTATTTCCTGGGAATTTGAGATTGTTTTTCATGGCTGCAAATGAGGAGATGGATAGATATAAAAGCTGACTAAAGCTGCATTAATTGATTGACATATATTTCAACTTGTGTTCCTGCAGGCATAAACCAAATATTGGTTCGTTGCATCATTTGCGATATTGCCTGTTGATTGCGTTGTGATATCAGGGGAACTACAGTATTTATACCACCTTCAAAAACACCTGCCAAGATATTGCGTTGGGAGTTGCCGGAGGTAGTTGTAGTGCTACCGCCACTTATGATAATTTGGGAGTCAGTACGATTAAGTAATTCGGCTGCTTTACCAAGACCTCCCAAGGCGAATAGTCCTAGATCCATTCCGGCTATGGAGGACCCTTGATTAGGGAATTGATTGGCGATGAGAGGTTTACCTTGGGAACCACGAATTACGAGGGCATTTGGTGGTAAGTTTCGTTCTGTTAGCTTGCCGTTATTTTGCGTTATCAGTTTGACGACATTCAACTGTACTAACCCTTGTTCAGAAAGAGAATTAATTTCAGTTAATAACTCGGTGTTTGCGGGTATGGCGATCGTACCATCCACAGCTTTTAATGGTTCTTTCAATCGCACCACAAATAAGTTTTTATTTTCGGATTTATCATCATCATTATTATTTCTTGATCTAGTCGTTTCGCCAAATACCGCTGTCGCTAACACAGCTTTAGCGCTAGTCCCAACGGCTAGAGATTTTGGACTCTGCTGTTTTGCTTGGCTAATTAGAGGTGCTGGTGGTGTTAGGTTACTTGCGGGGTTGGAGTCTGCTTGCTGGATGTCAGTATTTCGTACAGGTGGAGCAGAATTTTGATTGTTATTAGGTCTTTCTGTTGCTAACACCTGACCGTAGCTTCCTAATTTTGCTAACCTTGTCCATTCATCAAGGGGATTTGGTGTGGGATTTGGTGTGGGTCGTGGTGTCAACATCACCGATGGTTCGTCGGTTTCTGGCTTTGGACTTGGTAGTGGACGTGGTGAAGCTGGCTTAGAGGGTGGTGTCACAGTCCGCGCAACTGTCAGAGGACGAGGCTGGACAAGTGGTTGTGGGGGTGTTGGTATTCTATCTGGTAGCACTTCCTTTGGATCTTTGGTAGTAACAGACGGTGTTATTTGTGTTTGGGTGACCAATTGAGCTGACGGTATGAGTTTTGCAGTTCTAAGCTGTTGTTGTGCGGCTTTGACATCTTCTGCTTGTTCAGTCAGGGCTAATTTTGTTTTGAGGGTTTCTATTTGTGCTTCTAAGGCTGGGGATGGAGATTCATCTTCTGATTGCGATCGCGGATCTGGTGAAACAATATCATTATTGCTGGGCTTTTGATTGCTCCCACTCATCATCTGTGACAAAAAGGTGCCAGCTAACAAAACTATAGCTAATGTCCCAGTACCCACCAAACCTAATTTCGCAAAAGGGTTAGATGACAAGGGTTGCTCAGTGGGAATTTCAGGTGATGGGGACAGGGCCGATTGTATGCTGGCTAAATCTTCTAGTGCTTCGCCATCAACAGCGGAAAATTCCTCTTCAAGATTGTCCGATTCTTCGATAAATCCCACTAATCTAGCCATCCGCGCTTCCCAATCTGAAGCTTCTAGTTCTAGTGGGTAATTGTCGGTGCTTAAATCAATTACATTTTCTGGATGAGTCGCCGCAGAAATTGATACTTGTGTCATAATATAGTTTATTTGTGATTTGAAGAACAATCTTTACCGTTGATCTCACAGACATTATAAATTTCTAGTCTAGCTTGGCCAAGGCGATAAGCTTCTCGGTGTAATGGCAATGGTGCATTTGGTATGACCGTTGCTTGTTCATCTATTGCTCGGACTAAAATTTGTTTATTAAAGGCAATAGACTTACCCAGATTATCAGAATTATTAAAGATTAATTGATTGGCATTTATCTGCAATTTCCATTCACCATCAGCTATTTTTTTGGGTTGAGAAATTTTGACTATAACCAATACAGTTTCAGCTACTCTATTTACATTGTCAAATTGGTTAGCTGGATCTAAATTTATGACTTCTGACTGAAATTTTTGTTTTAAATCATCAGCTATTAATCCAGAACTACTATTCCAAATTGTTTTGGGTGGTTTTTTTGGAGACCAAGTAAGCAAAAAGCTCATGGTTTCACCAACAAAACGGCGAATCGTTTCTGGATGGCGTTCTAAATTAGGTTTCGGGTCTACTGTTATGGTACGACCATCAACAAGTTGCACTAAACTTTGAGGTGTTAATTGCTTTTCTAAATCTTGCAACATAGACCCGTGGAACAAAAGTAATAGCAAGCCGAAAATATTCAATCCAAATGTTCCTACTGCAAAAAGTGGTAAGAGGCTATTTTTGGTTTCTGGCTTAAATTTCTGCATTTATTATAAATTTTATAAAATTATAAATAATTTATCTCTTCAAAAAATCAGACGTTGGTTTATTTATACATTCCTGGGTTATACTTCGATTATTTTGTTCGTCTAATAAACAGAAACTCCGGATTTCATAAATTTCTAATTTGTCGGCGCGGATACTAGAAATAGCCTTTTGTAAGTCGCTGGTATCCTCAGTCAATGGAGTAGCAAAATAATCTACTGCTCGCACTAATAAATCTTTATTAAAAGGAGTGATAATTTTGCGATTATCGGCTTGCTTTTTTTGAATTAAGTCAGCTACCATACCCACTCGCCATTTCCCTGGTGCAATTTTTTGCGGTGGATAAACCCGCTTGATAACTAACTCTACTGACATAGCTTGGCTGGGATTATTAGAAAATATTTCTGGCGGTGTTAATTCGGCAATTTTGCTTAAGAAGCCTTTACGAAAATCTTCTGATAAAGCAAAACCAGCTATCCAACTTCTGGTGCTAATTTTTTGACTACCACCTTGTGGTGTTTTAATGAGCATTCCTGGATCTGGTTTGGGTTTTGCGACTTCTTCCATACTTTGTGGTGGTAGTGTTCCCGACCAGTTAAATATTGATGTCATCGTTTTATTGATGAATTGGCGAATTGCTTCTGGTTCTCTTTCCAAATCATCGGTAAGAGGTATGGGTTTACCATCTATAAGTTGTACAAAGTTGGGTGGTTTTCGCTGACTGAGTTGGCGAATATTTAACCCTTGTAAGATGAATAAAAATAAAACAAATATATGCAAACCAAAAGCTGCGATCGCAAAGATAGTCAAAATACTAAATGTGCGTTGTTTCTTTTTCGCTAACCGTACCATTTACTTATTCCCCTCAACACAAGCCATATTTGCTGAAAATTTAGATTCTTTCCTTTACCCACGAAGTGGTATTGTTGATAGCATTAAAGACTGCAAATCCCCCAGCCGCAGCTACCAATAAAGATAAAATTGGTGCTAATATCCCCATAAAAATTATGAACCACATTAAGTCTGGGTCTGCGTTCGCATTTTCTCCCGGACCATTAACAATAACTGTGGCAGTTAAAATGGCAATAATATTAAATGACATTTTAGCAATTCCCAACGATAAAAATCCAATTAGCCAGGCAAAAATCGGTTTACCAGCCACAGGTAGCAAAGAACTACCTACAGCTATTGGTCCCAAGGCTGCTATGAGTAGCATGGTAGCTTCTATCAGATTTTGGAAAGCATATTGTAGGGAAATTAAAAAGTTTTTGATACTAGTTTGGACTGTAGAACCCAATAAAGAATTAAAGGCGTTTTCTGATATAGTAGATGTACCAAATTTAATGTCATTTACCTTTCTTTCTAATCTATATATCCACTCTCTCCTCCCATATAAATTTCTATATTCTTGCCATAGAGGTTCTATTTTTTCCGCAGCTCTTGCAAAACATTGACTTTGTTGTTCGCCAGTAAGCGACTGACAAGGACGCAGTAAAGAACCGGCAATTTCTTCAGAAATACTCATATTTATTGCTTGCTGGTAAATTTTATTGGCGTCCGCTGTTGCTACTACTTGCTGATTCACAACATTGATATAATTGCGTACTTCTAAGGTTAAGTTAGAAAGTATACTTCCATTGTCGGAAATGTTTAATAGAATCACCACTAAAAAAGGCCAAATCAAAGAAGATATGGGACGTGAGTATTCATAGTTGATAACATCTTTAAGCCATTGTAGCATAAAAAATAGTAGGGTGCCGACAGCAAAAAATACACCTAGATTAGTCAATGATCTATACAAGTTATTACTGCTGTTATTTTGTAATAAATCTAACCATTGCTTATCCCAACTTTCGGCAATGCTTTTAGCAGTTGTTGCACCATTACCTAGAACTTCATCAATACCAATTTGAGCCAAAATATGTAAAGTATCAAGCTGCATTTTAGTGAATATTTTACTAGTATTTGATAGAGTGCTTCAGGTTTAATAAATATGGTGACTCTCAAGATGTTTCTGAAATCTGACGCACCCTATTAATGTATCATTCGTGTAAGTCTTGATCTTAATTTTCTGGTTTTCTGCCAAATAAATCTAGTTGAGAAGTAGTTCGCAAAAGTCTTGCACCTTCAGCAGATGTATCAACTCGGCGAGCGCGATTTGCTTCGTCCATCTGCTGAGAAATATTTGCTAAATTTAAATTAGAGTATTGCAAAGACTGATTTGTTTGTATTGTCTGAGCAAAGGTTTCCGCGACAATTTTTGTTTGCTCTTGTTGAATTTTTAGGGTTTGTTGTTGGTTGCTATTTATCAGCTGTGATAAATAAGACAAGCCAGATCCAGTAAGATTAATTCCACCTCCTGCTCCTGTTGCATTAGCAAGAGAGTTAATTTGGTTGAGAATATTGTTGGAATCTTTATTGGATTGATCAGTTAATTTTTCCAGATTTTTTATAATTTGCTCAGTATTTAATAACTTATTTTTTGAACGATTTTGTCCACCTGAACCCAGAACGCCTTCAACTGCTCCACGGGTAATTGAACGATTGATTTCATTACTAACTAAAGCGGAACGCACAGCCGAATTATTTTCAAATTTATCTGAGGTAGAAGTGAGCATATTTTCATTTTGTTCGCGAAATCTCTTGCCGGCAGTAATAGGATTTGGTATATTTACTTGTCCTGTGGCATTATATATTGCAGTTTGAGCCTGCGGTTCTACAGACTTTAAGTTTTCTTGAATATTAGTCTTGAGGTAGTTTTGTAAATCTACAGAGTATGACTGAAAATCAGTCCATACTCTTCCTAATTGAGCCATTGCGGGTAGCATTGCCAGAAATGCTAGTGAAAAAGTCAAAAGGGTAGTTTTATACATATTATTCATGGTGACTGGGGACTG
The Gloeotrichia echinulata CP02 DNA segment above includes these coding regions:
- a CDS encoding ribose-phosphate pyrophosphokinase, yielding MNAHRESTVFSSGTLKVKPDATRLTENRRLQLFSGSANLQLSQEVARYLGMDLGPMICKKFADGELYVQIQESIRGGDVYLIQPSCQPVNDHLMELLIMIDACRRASARQVTAVIPYYGYARADRKTAGRESITAKLVANLITQAGANRVLAMDLHSAQIQGYFDIPLDHVYGSPILLDYLASKQLADLVVVSPDVGGVARARAFAKKLNDAPLAIIDKRRQAHNIAEVMNVIGDVKGKTAVLVDDMIDTGGTITAGAKLLREEGARQVYACATHAVFSPPAIERLSSGVFEEVIVTNTIPIPDSSRFPQLVLLSVANVLGETIWRIHEDSSVSSMFR
- a CDS encoding TrbI/VirB10 family protein, producing the protein MTQVSISAATHPENVIDLSTDNYPLELEASDWEARMARLVGFIEESDNLEEEFSAVDGEALEDLASIQSALSPSPEIPTEQPLSSNPFAKLGLVGTGTLAIVLLAGTFLSQMMSGSNQKPSNNDIVSPDPRSQSEDESPSPALEAQIETLKTKLALTEQAEDVKAAQQQLRTAKLIPSAQLVTQTQITPSVTTKDPKEVLPDRIPTPPQPLVQPRPLTVARTVTPPSKPASPRPLPSPKPETDEPSVMLTPRPTPNPTPNPLDEWTRLAKLGSYGQVLATERPNNNQNSAPPVRNTDIQQADSNPASNLTPPAPLISQAKQQSPKSLAVGTSAKAVLATAVFGETTRSRNNNDDDKSENKNLFVVRLKEPLKAVDGTIAIPANTELLTEINSLSEQGLVQLNVVKLITQNNGKLTERNLPPNALVIRGSQGKPLIANQFPNQGSSIAGMDLGLFALGGLGKAAELLNRTDSQIIISGGSTTTTSGNSQRNILAGVFEGGINTVVPLISQRNQQAISQMMQRTNIWFMPAGTQVEIYVNQLMQL